Sequence from the Bremerella volcania genome:
ATAAACGACTCGACTGCATTCACCAGTTCTTGCCTAACGGCTCCTGCCCTACATCGAAGTTCAGCGGCCCGCGTGATGAGCTCGTGAACGCGGTGCTCGGTACTCTTTCCAAACCGAGGCACCGGCAATGTTGCGATATGTTCAGGCTCTATCGATTGAATGATCGATCCATATGTCCCGGAAACGACGATTGGAATTCCATACTTTGAACTAACAAAGGCATATAAATACCCCGATGGAACCAGCGACTCATCGGGTACAACTCGCATTACATGTTCCGAGCACGCCATTCCGTCCATCTCGCTGCGAGCATAGACGGTTCGGCCAATGGTTCCCGAACGGGTTATAAGGGTCCAGCCCTCATGGATGACAAACTGCGGTTTCTTTTTCACCTGGCGTTTCGCCATCAAAGAAAGTGTGCTCAAGTCGGCATTCAGGATGTCGGTACTACTGAGGAACGGAACTCCATGATTAGGATCGTCTACCCAAGTTCGCCCCTCACGCCCTGCGTGATAAATTCCTTTCATACCGTCGCGAGTGAGTGTGATCAGCTGATCTTTCTTTGCCCCCAAGCCTTCAAGGGTCTTCCTTGCTTCCAATGCTCCGGAAATGAACGGCCTTGCGTCCAAGCGGTATGCCATCTCCCGAATCCATGATGCTTTTACCGGATGTCTCGAATTCATCAGCTTCATGATTCACCACCAATCGGAAACCAGCGTTGGAGCGTGCCTACAAGCTGATGGAATGCTGGATCTTTGCAGCGTCTTATTGAAACCTCCTCGACAATGTCACGATAGAGCGACGAGTTATAAGCTGTTCGACAGCGTTTACAGACTGCCTTGAATAGATCCTTCGGTCGTAGGGGCTTATCGTGCCCATCTGGCCATTCACCATCTTCACGAAGCGCGTCCCTTAGTGAACCGGGACCACGATAACCGAGCGTGGATTGTACATGAGGATGATCCTGCCATACCCAGACTTCTAACTCAGGGTCAATCACAACGACGTCAGCAGTGTCATTTCCCCAGCCATTCACTTGAAGGCGGTCGAGAATCTCTTCACGGACCTCCTCAGCTGGCCTCTCACCACCAAACTTCTTGTCGAGCATTACAATGAGTCGCTCATGAGACTCCATATAGCCGTTTTCCTGGAGAAGCGTGTGACAGTATTTGAATACCCCGCCATCAGCTCCCATCCCAAGGCGTGGTGCTTCTAGAATGTCCTTCTCAAACTGGAAACGAAAATCGCGACATCCCAACCGCCGATCCAGGTGGCCTTTCGATATGAACCCGTCAACAATGTCGCCCATAGCTTGGTCGGCCACAAAAAATAGGCAATCACGTTTGTCACCGGTCATCCAAGTACCCCCGTAGCTAAAAGAGTTCCCAGATCGACAGACCCTTTCCAGTCCTTGAGACGGGGATGGTCGCTGCCAGTCAAGATGCTGGCAGATCCATCACTCTCGATACT
This genomic interval carries:
- the mads4 gene encoding methylation-associated defense system protein MAD4, translated to MTGDKRDCLFFVADQAMGDIVDGFISKGHLDRRLGCRDFRFQFEKDILEAPRLGMGADGGVFKYCHTLLQENGYMESHERLIVMLDKKFGGERPAEEVREEILDRLQVNGWGNDTADVVVIDPELEVWVWQDHPHVQSTLGYRGPGSLRDALREDGEWPDGHDKPLRPKDLFKAVCKRCRTAYNSSLYRDIVEEVSIRRCKDPAFHQLVGTLQRWFPIGGES